The Ammospiza nelsoni isolate bAmmNel1 chromosome 27, bAmmNel1.pri, whole genome shotgun sequence genome contains a region encoding:
- the CRLF1 gene encoding cytokine receptor-like factor 1 isoform X3, with the protein MPPPPPLAMLPLLLLLLPRLPRAEPLSYPAVISPQDPTLLIGSSLVATCTVSPDSRLRAEDLYWTLNGRRLPAASYAALGPSTLSVALARLNGSRQQSGDNLVCHSRDGGILAGSCLYVGLPPEKPVNITCWSKNMKDLTCKWAPGTEGETFLHTNYTLKYKRRWYGQDNTCQEYHTAGTYSCHIPKDLALFTPYEIWVEASNRLGVAVSDVVMLDILDVVTTDPPSDVHVSRVGDLEDQLSVRWSSPPALKDFLFQAKYQIQYRVEDSSEWKVVDDVGNQTSCRLAGLRPGTVYFVQVRCNPFSIYGSKKAGIWSDWSNPTAASTPRSERVAGGCDPKGGEQNTTLRRELKQFFGWVKKHAYGCSNLGIKLYDQWRVWLQKSHKTRNQVGKESFPAISCSPRGTERRQDGTGRPAPTRDRPRPPRPRRGGAGRRPGRSAAPQPWGAGWGELGGPGWPSPGGSAAPRPCGGEGSPQPCPAGGGTAGPWLRQPEQPLA; encoded by the exons atgccgccgccgccgccgctcgcgatgctgccgctgctgctgctgctcctgccgcGCCTGCCCCGCGCCGAGCCGCTCTCCT ACCCCGCCGTGATCTCCCCGCAGGACCCCACGCTGCTCATCGGCTCCTCGCTGGTGGCCACGTGCACGGTGAGCCCGGACTCGCGGCTGCGGGCCGAGGATCTGTACTGGACCCTGAACGGGCGGCGCCTCCCGGCCGCCTCCTACGCCGCGCTGGGCCCCTCCACGCTCAGCGTGGCCCTGGCGCGCCTCAACGGCTCCAGGCAGCAGTCGGGGGACAACCTGGTGTGCCACAGCAGAGACGGCGGCATCCTGGCCGGCTCCTGCCTCTATGTTGGAT TACCCCCAGAGAAACCAGTCAACATCACTTGCTGGTCCAAAAACATGAAGGACCTGACCTGCAAGTGGGCGCCAGGGACAGAAGGGGAGACCTTCCTGCACACCAACTACACCCTCAAGTACAAGCGCAG GTGGTACGGCCAGGACAACACCTGCCAGGAGTACCACACGGCCGGCACCTACTCCTGCCACATCCCCAAGGACCTGGCCCTCTTCACGCCCTACGAGATCTGGGTGGAGGCCTCCAACCGCCTGGGGGTGGCCGTGTCTGACGTGGTCATGCTGGACATCCTGGACGTGG TCACCACGGACCCTCCGTCCGACGTGCACGTCAGCCGGGTGGGCGACCTGGAGGACCAGCTGAGCGTGCGCTGGAGCTCCCCGCCGGCGCTCAAGGATTTCCTCTTCCAAGCCAAGTACCAGATCCAATACCGGGTGGAGGACAGCTCCGAGTGGAAG GTGGTGGATGATGTGGGCAACCAGACCTCGTGCCGCCTGGCCGGCCTGCGCCCCGGCACCGTCTACTTCGTCCAGGTGCGCTGCAACCCCTTCAGCATCTACGGCTCCAAGAAAGCCGGCATCTGGAGCGACTGGAGCAACCCCACGGCCGCCTCCACGCCTCGCAGCG AGCGAGTGGCGGGGGGCTGCGACCCCAAAGGCGGGGAGCAGAACACGACGCTGCGGCGGGAGCTGAAGCAGTTCTTCGGCTGGGTGAAGAAACACGCCTACGGCTGCTCCAACCTCGGCATCAAGCTCTACGACCAGTGGCGCGTGTGGCTGCAGAAATCGCACAAAACACGCAACCAGGTAGGTAAGGA GTCCTTCCCGGCGATAAGCTGTAGCCCGCGGGGGACCGAGCGCCGGCAGGATGGCACGGGGCGCCCGGCGCCCACCCGGGAccgcccgcgcccgccccggccccgccgcgggggCGCCGGGAGGCGGCCGGGGCGCAGCGCGGCCCCGCAGCCCTGGGGAGCGGGGTGGGGAGAGCTCGGGGGGCCGGGCTGGCCCAGCCCCGGGGGCTCGGCGGCACCGCGGCCCTGCGGCGGCGAGGGGAGCccgcagccctgcccggccgggGGAGGCACCGCGGGGCCTTGGCTCCGCCAGCCCGAGCAGCCCCTGGCATGA
- the CRLF1 gene encoding cytokine receptor-like factor 1 isoform X1, with the protein MPPPPPLAMLPLLLLLLPRLPRAEPLSYPAVISPQDPTLLIGSSLVATCTVSPDSRLRAEDLYWTLNGRRLPAASYAALGPSTLSVALARLNGSRQQSGDNLVCHSRDGGILAGSCLYVGLPPEKPVNITCWSKNMKDLTCKWAPGTEGETFLHTNYTLKYKRRWYGQDNTCQEYHTAGTYSCHIPKDLALFTPYEIWVEASNRLGVAVSDVVMLDILDVVTTDPPSDVHVSRVGDLEDQLSVRWSSPPALKDFLFQAKYQIQYRVEDSSEWKVVDDVGNQTSCRLAGLRPGTVYFVQVRCNPFSIYGSKKAGIWSDWSNPTAASTPRSERVAGGCDPKGGEQNTTLRRELKQFFGWVKKHAYGCSNLGIKLYDQWRVWLQKSHKTRNQVLPGDKL; encoded by the exons atgccgccgccgccgccgctcgcgatgctgccgctgctgctgctgctcctgccgcGCCTGCCCCGCGCCGAGCCGCTCTCCT ACCCCGCCGTGATCTCCCCGCAGGACCCCACGCTGCTCATCGGCTCCTCGCTGGTGGCCACGTGCACGGTGAGCCCGGACTCGCGGCTGCGGGCCGAGGATCTGTACTGGACCCTGAACGGGCGGCGCCTCCCGGCCGCCTCCTACGCCGCGCTGGGCCCCTCCACGCTCAGCGTGGCCCTGGCGCGCCTCAACGGCTCCAGGCAGCAGTCGGGGGACAACCTGGTGTGCCACAGCAGAGACGGCGGCATCCTGGCCGGCTCCTGCCTCTATGTTGGAT TACCCCCAGAGAAACCAGTCAACATCACTTGCTGGTCCAAAAACATGAAGGACCTGACCTGCAAGTGGGCGCCAGGGACAGAAGGGGAGACCTTCCTGCACACCAACTACACCCTCAAGTACAAGCGCAG GTGGTACGGCCAGGACAACACCTGCCAGGAGTACCACACGGCCGGCACCTACTCCTGCCACATCCCCAAGGACCTGGCCCTCTTCACGCCCTACGAGATCTGGGTGGAGGCCTCCAACCGCCTGGGGGTGGCCGTGTCTGACGTGGTCATGCTGGACATCCTGGACGTGG TCACCACGGACCCTCCGTCCGACGTGCACGTCAGCCGGGTGGGCGACCTGGAGGACCAGCTGAGCGTGCGCTGGAGCTCCCCGCCGGCGCTCAAGGATTTCCTCTTCCAAGCCAAGTACCAGATCCAATACCGGGTGGAGGACAGCTCCGAGTGGAAG GTGGTGGATGATGTGGGCAACCAGACCTCGTGCCGCCTGGCCGGCCTGCGCCCCGGCACCGTCTACTTCGTCCAGGTGCGCTGCAACCCCTTCAGCATCTACGGCTCCAAGAAAGCCGGCATCTGGAGCGACTGGAGCAACCCCACGGCCGCCTCCACGCCTCGCAGCG AGCGAGTGGCGGGGGGCTGCGACCCCAAAGGCGGGGAGCAGAACACGACGCTGCGGCGGGAGCTGAAGCAGTTCTTCGGCTGGGTGAAGAAACACGCCTACGGCTGCTCCAACCTCGGCATCAAGCTCTACGACCAGTGGCGCGTGTGGCTGCAGAAATCGCACAAAACACGCAACCAG GTCCTTCCCGGCGATAAGCTGTAG
- the CRLF1 gene encoding cytokine receptor-like factor 1 isoform X2 — protein MPPPPPLAMLPLLLLLLPRLPRAEPLSYPAVISPQDPTLLIGSSLVATCTVSPDSRLRAEDLYWTLNGRRLPAASYAALGPSTLSVALARLNGSRQQSGDNLVCHSRDGGILAGSCLYVGLPPEKPVNITCWSKNMKDLTCKWAPGTEGETFLHTNYTLKYKRRWYGQDNTCQEYHTAGTYSCHIPKDLALFTPYEIWVEASNRLGVAVSDVVMLDILDVVTTDPPSDVHVSRVGDLEDQLSVRWSSPPALKDFLFQAKYQIQYRVEDSSEWKVVDDVGNQTSCRLAGLRPGTVYFVQVRCNPFSIYGSKKAGIWSDWSNPTAASTPRSERVAGGCDPKGGEQNTTLRRELKQFFGWVKKHAYGCSNLGIKLYDQWRVWLQKSHKTRNQVGPSRR, from the exons atgccgccgccgccgccgctcgcgatgctgccgctgctgctgctgctcctgccgcGCCTGCCCCGCGCCGAGCCGCTCTCCT ACCCCGCCGTGATCTCCCCGCAGGACCCCACGCTGCTCATCGGCTCCTCGCTGGTGGCCACGTGCACGGTGAGCCCGGACTCGCGGCTGCGGGCCGAGGATCTGTACTGGACCCTGAACGGGCGGCGCCTCCCGGCCGCCTCCTACGCCGCGCTGGGCCCCTCCACGCTCAGCGTGGCCCTGGCGCGCCTCAACGGCTCCAGGCAGCAGTCGGGGGACAACCTGGTGTGCCACAGCAGAGACGGCGGCATCCTGGCCGGCTCCTGCCTCTATGTTGGAT TACCCCCAGAGAAACCAGTCAACATCACTTGCTGGTCCAAAAACATGAAGGACCTGACCTGCAAGTGGGCGCCAGGGACAGAAGGGGAGACCTTCCTGCACACCAACTACACCCTCAAGTACAAGCGCAG GTGGTACGGCCAGGACAACACCTGCCAGGAGTACCACACGGCCGGCACCTACTCCTGCCACATCCCCAAGGACCTGGCCCTCTTCACGCCCTACGAGATCTGGGTGGAGGCCTCCAACCGCCTGGGGGTGGCCGTGTCTGACGTGGTCATGCTGGACATCCTGGACGTGG TCACCACGGACCCTCCGTCCGACGTGCACGTCAGCCGGGTGGGCGACCTGGAGGACCAGCTGAGCGTGCGCTGGAGCTCCCCGCCGGCGCTCAAGGATTTCCTCTTCCAAGCCAAGTACCAGATCCAATACCGGGTGGAGGACAGCTCCGAGTGGAAG GTGGTGGATGATGTGGGCAACCAGACCTCGTGCCGCCTGGCCGGCCTGCGCCCCGGCACCGTCTACTTCGTCCAGGTGCGCTGCAACCCCTTCAGCATCTACGGCTCCAAGAAAGCCGGCATCTGGAGCGACTGGAGCAACCCCACGGCCGCCTCCACGCCTCGCAGCG AGCGAGTGGCGGGGGGCTGCGACCCCAAAGGCGGGGAGCAGAACACGACGCTGCGGCGGGAGCTGAAGCAGTTCTTCGGCTGGGTGAAGAAACACGCCTACGGCTGCTCCAACCTCGGCATCAAGCTCTACGACCAGTGGCGCGTGTGGCTGCAGAAATCGCACAAAACACGCAACCAGGTAG GTCCTTCCCGGCGATAA